A stretch of the Ostrea edulis chromosome 9, xbOstEdul1.1, whole genome shotgun sequence genome encodes the following:
- the LOC125658019 gene encoding uncharacterized protein LOC125658019 isoform X2 produces the protein MYYELQFMNWGVRQALTALGGQACTIPSSGNPGAATLCTGIPNGFCMLDTLTVTGSPVTAVASTGVCVCYYGYSGPACATADSSTTSSTSTSPNTSNAFGALALGGIGAYLLSQLGGGGSQTALGIGAGPQAAQDAFYLRQSVNSVLGK, from the exons atgtattatgaacttcagtttatgaattggg GTGTCCGCCAAGCTCTGACTGCCCTCGGTGGACAAGCATGTACGATCCCTTCTTCAGGTAACCCCGGGGCGGCTACCTTATGTACCGGAATACCGAACGGCTTCTGTATGCTTGACACCCTTACCGTCACAGGTAGCCCCGTCACAGCTGTCGCTTCCACAGGAGTATGTGTCTGTTACTATGGATACAGTGGACCTGCTTGTGCCA CTGCAGATTCATCAACAACCTCATCAACCTCAACCTCACCCAACACATCTAACGCCTTTGGGGCTCTGGCTCTAGGGGGTATTGGCGCTTATTTATTGAGTCAGCTCGGAGGTGGTGGATCACAAACCGCACTAGGCATTGGTGCAGGACCGCAAGCAGCCCAAGACGCCTTTTATCTTCGACAATCCGTGAATTCGGTATTGggcaaataa
- the LOC125658017 gene encoding threonine synthase-like 2 has translation MKYRSTRGDISGRTFEEALCTGYAEDGGILLPETIPKIDVDTLKSWASLSYVDLAKKIIPLYVSAEEIPSTELNDLIDSAFSRFSTPEITPIKRLPGGLNVMELFHGPTWAFKDLALSCVGQFLRYFLSKRKKHLNILVGTSGDTGSAAIEAVRGQEGIDIVVLLPKGRCSQIQELQMTTVLEDNVHVYRVDGSSDDLDIPIKQCFQDHAFSKRHNLSSINSINWARIMVQAVHYTYAYLQMCPSCDDIVQIVIPTGACGNVTSGIIAKEMGVPLEFVCAVTQNDVVARTIQTGDYSVADHVIQTLAPAMDIQIPYNMERIWYIMSGGDCGLIKKLMAEFENTGRVTVPEEISDAVRKVIVDTFIASDDIVRQTMKRTWDDHGYLLCPHTAVGVGYQYHQIKRGLDENKIRVVIATASVIKFEEALQSASIPFQRDPQVLKLFEMKQRYTDMNKDENWLQMLRDKIEEIDKGRLQE, from the exons ATGAAATACAGGAGTACTCGGGGCGACATCTCGGGTCGAACTTTTGAGGAGGCATTGTGCACTGGATATGCGGAAGATGGTGGCATATTACTTCCGGAAACAATCCCGAAGATCGATGTTGATACACTGAAGTCCTGGGCTAGTTTATCATACGTAGATCTGGCGAAGAAAATCATTCCTCTTTATGTAAGCGCTGAGGAAATCCCGTCAACTGAATTAAATG atCTCATTGACTCGGCTTTCTCTCGTTTTTCTACACCGGAAATTACACCAATAAAGCGACTTCCAGGCGGTTTAAACGTGATGGAACTATTTCACGGACCAACATGGGCATTCAAAGACTTGGCGCTTTCCTGTGTTGGTCAATTTCTCCGATATTTTTTATCCAAAAGAAAGAAACATCTCAACATCCTTGTAG GAACATCTGGAGATACCGGAAGTGCAGCTATTGAAGCGGTCAGGGGTCAGGAGGGGATTGACATTGTGGTGCTTCTTCCTAAAGGGCGCTGTTCTCAAATACAAGAACTGCAAATGACAACAGTTTTAGAAGACAACGTGCATGTGTATAGAG TTGACGGATCTTCCGATGATTTAGATATCCCCATAAAGCAGTGCTTCCAAGACCATGCCTTTAGCAAGCGTCACAATCTGTCCTCTATCAACTCCATTAACTGGGCAAGGATCATGGTTCAGGCTGTACACTACACATATGCTTACCTACAG ATGTGTCCGTCATGTGATGACATTGTTCAAATCGTTATCCCGACAGGCGCGTGTGGAAACGTCACAT CTGGAATCATTGCTAAAGAAATGGGAGTGCCATTAGAGTTTGTCTGCGCAGTAACCCAAAATGACGTTGTTGCACGCACGATTCAAACTGGGGATTACTCGGTTGCTGATCACGTGATACAAACATTAGCGCCGGCTATGGATATCCAG ATACCATATAATATGGAGAGAATCTGGTACATCATGTCAGGCGGAGACTGTGGactaattaagaaattaatgGCAGAATTTGAAAACACCGGAAGAGTCACAGTTCCAGAAGAAATATCAGATGCCGTGCGGAAGGTTATAGTCGACACATTCATCGCATCAGATGACATCGTCCGCCAAACAATGAAGCGGACCTGGGATGACCATGGGTACCTGTTGTGCCCCCATACCGCAGTCGGTGTTGGATATCAGTATCATCAAATCAAGAG gGGTTTAGATGAAAACAAAATACGCGTTGTAATCGCGACTGCGTCTGTGATTAAATTTGAAGAGGCGCTTCAGTCAGCCTCGATTCCCTTCCAGCGTGATCCTCAGGTGTTAAAGCtttttgaaatgaaacaaaGGTATACAGACATGAACAAAGACGAAAACTGGCTTCAGATGTTACGGGACAAGATTGAAGAAATAGACAAGGGAAGATTGCAAGAATGA
- the LOC125658019 gene encoding uncharacterized protein LOC125658019 isoform X1 — protein sequence MHFKVLMCLGFLAVGVRQALTALGGQACTIPSSGNPGAATLCTGIPNGFCMLDTLTVTGSPVTAVASTGVCVCYYGYSGPACATADSSTTSSTSTSPNTSNAFGALALGGIGAYLLSQLGGGGSQTALGIGAGPQAAQDAFYLRQSVNSVLGK from the exons ATGCACTTCAAAGTTTTAATGTGCCTGGGGTTTCTGGCCGTCG GTGTCCGCCAAGCTCTGACTGCCCTCGGTGGACAAGCATGTACGATCCCTTCTTCAGGTAACCCCGGGGCGGCTACCTTATGTACCGGAATACCGAACGGCTTCTGTATGCTTGACACCCTTACCGTCACAGGTAGCCCCGTCACAGCTGTCGCTTCCACAGGAGTATGTGTCTGTTACTATGGATACAGTGGACCTGCTTGTGCCA CTGCAGATTCATCAACAACCTCATCAACCTCAACCTCACCCAACACATCTAACGCCTTTGGGGCTCTGGCTCTAGGGGGTATTGGCGCTTATTTATTGAGTCAGCTCGGAGGTGGTGGATCACAAACCGCACTAGGCATTGGTGCAGGACCGCAAGCAGCCCAAGACGCCTTTTATCTTCGACAATCCGTGAATTCGGTATTGggcaaataa